The following are encoded in a window of Staphylospora marina genomic DNA:
- a CDS encoding prepilin peptidase, with translation MREQLLWMMLTGVVAGRWIPPLALWVLARRKDGSAAGFSRCMNDCPLRFKGWTRDLCPACSRELNRLRWGMTLGLLSLTNVLGASVGDPWESWFRLLLVWVLCVLVLTDAWAMLIPNVVTVPALFLFAAVRAVLSPETFLSAVGAAAGVWGVCHLIQITGGGLGGGDGKLLALSATVIGWPHILFAFWLGSVCALLYLFLCRLAGKKGGLKEPLPFAPHLAAGVVTVMIWSSAVERWWSTWLTGGIS, from the coding sequence ATGAGGGAACAGTTGTTGTGGATGATGTTGACCGGTGTGGTGGCCGGGAGATGGATTCCGCCGCTGGCACTGTGGGTGCTTGCCCGGCGGAAAGACGGTTCGGCCGCGGGATTTTCCCGGTGCATGAATGATTGTCCTCTCCGGTTCAAAGGGTGGACCCGGGATTTGTGTCCGGCTTGTTCCAGGGAATTGAATCGCCTTCGTTGGGGAATGACACTCGGTTTGCTTTCATTGACGAACGTGTTGGGGGCGTCGGTCGGGGATCCGTGGGAAAGCTGGTTCCGTCTGCTTCTCGTATGGGTGTTGTGCGTGCTGGTTTTGACCGATGCTTGGGCGATGCTCATCCCGAACGTCGTCACCGTGCCGGCGCTCTTCCTTTTTGCCGCGGTGCGGGCGGTGCTGTCGCCGGAAACGTTTCTCTCCGCCGTCGGGGCGGCGGCGGGTGTGTGGGGAGTCTGCCATCTCATCCAAATCACCGGGGGCGGATTGGGCGGAGGGGACGGAAAGTTGTTGGCTCTGTCCGCGACCGTCATCGGTTGGCCCCACATCCTGTTCGCATTTTGGCTGGGATCGGTCTGTGCGCTTCTCTACCTGTTTTTGTGTCGTTTGGCCGGAAAAAAAGGGGGGTTGAAAGAACCCTTGCCTTTCGCTCCCCATCTGGCCGCCGGTGTGGTGACGGTGATGATCTGGTCCTCCGCCGTGGAACGGTGGTGGTCGACCTGGCTGACCGGAGGGATTTCGTAA